A region of the Prochlorococcus marinus XMU1402 genome:
AATGAAGTTAAACTCTTGTGGCAACAAGTTCAATTAACAAATTCAAATGGCCGTCAATATGCCGTCAAATATATGCAAGTTTGTCATGTCAAATTAAGCAAACCCCGCATCTATTTAGTCATTGCGTGTAGACAAAGTGTCCTAATAGATTTGTTAAATGCTTTAGGAGCACTAGGTTGCAGGATCTAATCCTATTGCTCCGACTCTATCAAATCAAGTTCATACTAGCGAGTTACCCAGACCTGCTTTTTTATTGCTTTTACTTGTTGGCTCATCGCTACCAACAAATAGCCAACAAATTTAATAATTTCAAGAATTTCAAGGATATTCTTTTCTTGCTTTCGCAACAGCTAATTTCCCGCCACTTTTTTTAGATTGCGCAGTAACTGTCCACTCATAGGTATGTGTTCCGCTTGGTGGGCAAGGAGATTTGTATATAAATGCACCTGGCTCTATTACATTTTCTCCAAAGTATTCAATTTTTCCTCCGCCATGATTAAAACTTGGAGCATTCTTGTCTTTCATTTTAAATTTGATAAATTTTGTGCCTTTAGGTACATTATTGAGAGTAAAAATTGGATTTGATACTTTGTTTGGATAACCAGTTGTACATTTTTTTATATCTCCCCATTCAAAAGAAATGGAAAATTCTTCTGCCAAGCATGATACTGGAGTAGCCAAAATGGTACCAAAAATCAAAAATGATTTTATGTTCATTAAATTTCAAGTAAGTATTTATTTTAAATTTAGCATTTTCAAAGTTTTTTTTTCCTTTAAAACTTTTTTCGAAATAAGTAATCAAATATTCGCCAACAAATAACCAACAAATTGTGTTTATTAACTTAATTAATAACTTTAGTTAATTCTTCAAAGAATAGGAATGATCTGTAGAATAAGTGCTCTATTTTCCTATTAAGTGCTTTGGGAGCACTAGGTCGAAGGTTAAAATCCTGCAGCCCCCGACTATAATAATCCAATTCTTAGAGAGTTTTTCCAGTCTGTCTTTTTAATTTCTTATATTCTGTCCTCAATGATTGCGGACAAAATATGCTTAATTGAAAGGGAAAGTATTCTTAGTAGGAGATATAAAAAGTACTTCAAAAACAATTCCAGTCAAACCAATAGGCAATACCCAAATACCAATAAATCTATGATCAAAAAATCTTAAATGATCTTCACCCCTGAAAACACTTCGTAAAGAAGTAAATAGAGTTTCAGGTTGTTTATAAGATGGCCCATTTACAGAAGGAGAATATGGCTTGACAAAGGCTGAAGAAGCAGAAAACTTTGCGATTTTTCTTAAAAAATAAATAGGTAAAACCCATATAGCAACGAATCTTCCACCAAGCCACTGTCTCGCATTAGGGAGAGCATACTCTTTAATAGATTTATTCTCTGGCATTCCAGATTCCAAATTCTTATAAATTTTTTCTAATGTAGACTCATTACTTGATTTATTGATCATTTGATTTTCAGAAAAAATTACTTTAAAAGGTGTAATAAATAAAAATATTCCTAACTACTAAAATAACTAAAACGTAGTTAGGAATATTTTCGTTGGCTAGGTTCATAGAGACGGAATCTATACCGTTGCAGATTCGCCAAATATCTACATATTCTTTATAAAGAAAAAACTCTTTTTTAAAAAGTAAATAATATACATAAGAAGGAATAATATTTAATAATTTAGAGTTTTAATTAAGAATTTAATTTAATATTCATGACTATTAAAAAATATTTAAACCTCATTTTCTAAGATTGCGAAAAAGAAAATGAGGTCAAAGGGAGGTTCTCATTACGAACCGCTTTATCAAAGCTAGCGGTTAGTAGATTGCCCTAATATCTACTTATATATTTATATAATGAGTTTTAAAATACAGGAAGATTAATTTTATACAAGTAAGTGTTTAATATTTTATGTGATTATTGCTTAGGAAAAACTAATTAATGTACTTACTATAGTTATTGAAAGATAAAAAAATGCATAAAGAGAAACTGCAAAAAACAAATACTGTTCTATTGGAATCATGAGAATGTATTAATTAAAAGGGTAAGTAAATTTGATTAATTTTTTGTTAAAAAGATATTCTCAAAAATATAACTTTCTTCTATTGATTCATTTTTAATAGAAATATTTTTTGGCAAATTATTATTCGCAGAATTAAAAGCACCCCATTTTTTTAGCCAAAACAAGGTATAAAAAAATGCGATTAAAAATGGTGCTCCAACAATTAAAAATCTAATGTCCATCAAATTTTTATTAATAAGTTTTAAACTGCATTGCCAATATTGCTCCAAGGAAGAAAACAGTTGGAATCCCTAGTGCATTGACTGCTGCGGTTCTTACAGTAAATACTGGATAACCTTCTGCTGGTCTACCAGTGTCAGGAATTAATGCTGAATCTTTCCATACTTGATAATTTTTAAAAGGAGCTACTCCCTTCTTTGGTAATCCTAGTGGTGTTAATCTAAATACATCCCACCTACCTAACCAAAAGACTGTGAATATCCATGAGAATATTATTGGAGTAATAACAAGTAAAATCCTAAAATCCATTTCTAAAAAGTAATAATAAATGTGATTATTATTTTGTCTTTTTTAGTAAAATAAATTATTCGATCATTAACTTATATTTAAAGAAAAACTTTTAATAACATAGTCTCTAATCATTAGTAACATCATGAAATGATTAATTGATTTATTTAAAGTATATTTTTTTTGATTGCGATATTTAGATATTTTTTTTGATGTAGATTTTAGTTAATTAAAGAACAAATATGGAAACCTTTAGATTCTTACTTTTTGGTTTAGCAGGAGTTAGTGTAGTTTTTTGGGTGGCAATAATAGCTTTATGGCATGCATATATGTTTCCAAGATTTTTCAATGAAGATAAAGGTTTAAATGCTGTTGTCAATCAAGAAATAAAAGTTTCAACAGATCCAATATTAGGCAGTTTGGTTAACAGCAATAATTTCAAAAATAGAGACAAATATTCAATGAAAAATTTTGTTATTGCAGACTTTTCATCAGCAAGTAATAATTTCAAACTAAACAAACTCTACACAACAGTAATGATTGGAGTTACTTTTGCAAGTTTTATTTTTCTCACTTATGGATTCAGCAGTTCAATAACAAAGATAAGTTAAATGGAATCTATATATGTAATTGTTTTTATTACTTGCTTTGTTTATATAATTTTTGACTCCTTAAAAAATATAAATATAAAATAGATTGCTAATGTTTTTTGCCAGCTAATAAAATCTTTCTTCTTATATAGAAAAATACCAATGAAGTTATTAGCATAACAGGTGGATGAAATGAAATTGAATTTAGATATTCGAAGTAATCAAATGATTCCAAAATTTTTGTTCTTAATTTCCTAAAACTATATTTCATCTCTAAAATTTTTATTGATTTAAATAATTCAATATCTTGTATAAAAAGCTAGCTAAATTTTTCTTAACTAATATTTTCATGAAAAATATTACTTTATTTGTCACAAAAATCCTCACAGAACTCAACAAAAGATCAGATATAGTTTGAAAACCTAGTGCTGAACTATGGCTGTTGAGTGCTTTGGGAGCACTAGGTCGCATGTTCTAATCCTGTCGCCCCGACTCTTTAAAATCAATTCATAACAGTTGGTCCTTATTATTTGTATTTTCAAAAAACCTTTTTACCCTTGATCTATTTGAGTTAACCAACCATAAAGACTTAGCCATCTTAATCTTTAAAAGTAATTTTTAATATTTTTGCTATAAATTAATTGAGGCCAAACCTCGTCAGCACACTTTACGTTTGCTGCAAGACATAAATTGACTTTATATAGTTGCGAGTCGATTTAATAACCCTTTCAGTAGTTGGAATTTCTGGGAGGGTTTCTTGTTACTGATATTTATTAAGTAATCGATTATAGATTACCAACAATACTATTACCCCAACTATTCCATAAATAGCATGGGAAGGGTCGTGATGATTCTGCCAAAGCTCTTTTAAAAAATCCTTCAATACTTAATAGCCATTGCCCAATGAGGATAACATCCATAAGATTTTTCTCTAATTTATTGTAATTTTCTGCTATTTATTTTTAATCTTTAGGCCATTGCATTTGCATAATTTCTTTCCTCTGTTAATTTTAGTGGAATTGAATAAGTTCAAATGCAAGATCAAAGAATTGAGAACATATCGGCTGTTGCGATAAATATAACTAAGGTGCTTGTAATAATTTATCTAGGCTTCGAAGAAGTATTTAAAATAGGCAAATCACTTAGAGAGAAATTAGATTTTGAACTTGATATTTCTCGAAAATGGGCTACACAAACTTATTCGATTCTAAAAAAACGACTAGCGGAAGAAAAAGTAGCGGGTGGTTAGAAAATTAGTTATTAATCTTTAGGCCATTTATGAGAAACTAGCACTTCTAATCCAGCTTTGCCCCTCTTTTTTTTTGTTCAGTGAATAGTCTTTATCTATGTAAAAGTTCTTGATCTGTATGGGTAATATTGTAATTAATTTCGAAATATTGGCCGCCAAGTTTTTTTATATCTTCTGAATCTTTCTTAGAGGGAATGAATTGAAGCTTTAATTGCTTAAGCTACTTTTGCTCATATTATTTTTTGGTGGAAACTTTTATAAACAAATTCTGAGATTAATGCAAATTAAATTTCAATCCATTCATTATTATCCAGTTTATAGCTCTTCGTTTTTTGTTCTAAGTCACTTATCCATAGGGATCCTAGTTCTAAAGTTAGAGGGTTTATTTTGAATACAAAATCTTTCTGCCAAGCAATTTGAAGATCAACAATTTTCATATTCATATTTTTTTCTTTGCGACATACTTGATTTATGTAATCGAATAAATTTTTATATTCAATAAAATCTCCAAATTCGGGAGTGAAGCTGAAAGTTTCACTGAGATTTTTAATATCTTTACCTATTTGGACTTCCCAATTGATTAGAACAAAAGCACCTTTATTCTTGTGAAATATCAATTCTTTCCGTTTCTTATACAATGTTGAGCAAGCATAATATCTAACTCCATCTCCATCTTGATTTGTATGATATTTAATATTGCGAAAATCTTTTGTCAAGGATTTAAAATTTAAATCTATATTAATTCGAGATTGAATAGATTTCATTCATTAAATTTGAGGAGATTTTACTTCCTAAATTCCATTTGACACTAGGTCGATGAGGAGACCCTATGAGAATACCTCTTGACTAAGATCATGCTATTACAATTAATATCAAGAGTCTGTATTAAAAGAAAAGTTATTTATCGTTTGCACTTTTGATTACTCTTTTGAACCTATTTAGCCTTTTTTGTTTTTAAAATGTAGAAAGTTCCAATTTCTAAAAAAATGATTGAAAAAAAAGAAGATAATATTAGAAGCGAAAGTTACTACCCCGATTCTAATTTCTACATTGATAATAAAGAAAATGATATTTCTGATAAGGCCAATACTTCTCAAAAGAATTCTCTATTAAGAGATCAAATACTTAATATGGGGGAAAATTTTGAATGGCCAAATACTTATTGGTTCATTGCGGAAAGAACAAATGGAAGGCTTGCAATGATAGGCTTCATGGCTGTAATTATTAACTACACATTATTTGGATGGATAGCATATCCAATCCTTTAAATGAGTATTCTAATTTTGATAAAAATGGTACATATAACTCAAGAACGCATTGGTTTCAATATGCTGCCTTTGTTGTAACAGTACTTTCTATTTATTTTAGTTGAGCATTTTTCATTGATGCGAATTTTATCTTTTAGCTGTAAAAATTTTCAAATTATGGAATTGCAATGGATATAACCCTCTAAGTTATTGCTTAATGCGTTAGAAAGTAGACTTTTATCCTTAAAAAGTAATGGCTAGATCTTACAGATTCGTTAACTCAAATAGATTAAAGATAAAAAGTTTTAAACAGGCTTATTTTGAGGTCCTAAAACGCCAAACCAGACTTGCATCCAAGGTATTGGCATCCAAATTCCCATCATTAGAAATCACTTTTCCTATGCCAGTTTGAAAGCTGAAGTCATTATTTAGAATGTACTCTAACCCGACACTCGGTTTATATAATAAGGCGTTACCACTATCAACGCCCCCTCCCCCTCCGGCACCTATAAGCATTTCGCCATAGATTTTCCAGTTCATCCATTTTGGGCTAAAAACACCTACACCCCAGTGCCCCTCCGAATAGCCACCAGCCCCTCCTGCATACGCGCTTAATCCTTGTCCTGTAAGATACCACCAATCTCCTTTCATCCAGTCAATTTTACCTCCCAACAGTTGCATATCGCGTGAAAGGGTATCCCTACGTTGCGCATTAAAATACCATTGATGTGCTGGACGAAAACGCCATTTGGTAGTTTCTATACGGTCTTTTCTTGTCAGAGGTGCTCCTTTTTGATCCTGAGCAAAAGTTTTCATTACGTGCGTCAAATTTAAACCAAAATAAGGGGTATCAAAATTGCCATCTGGGGCGGTGAGATAGCCGCCGTCAGTAATTAGGCTGAGATCAGGAGAAAGTCGGTATTCCAATCCTATATTTGCTCGAGCAACAAATCCTCCTCCGGTCTCGACGGCACCGCCACCCGCGCCACCAATGGTTAAGGCAGGGAGTAAAGCCAGACGATCACTCTTTGTTAGTGGTATCCGATAGCCTAACCCCGCCAAAAGTTCAGCGTACCCACCAACACCTCCTGATACGGCACCTGCAGTTTCAAAAGTTGCAAACCAGTTTTCATCAAGAAAATAAGAGTACTCAACGCCGACCAGCCCCAATGATTCATCAAGGGGGCCACCAGAGGTGGTTCTGCTGCCGCTGGAGGGAGAATAGGCGCGAGTGCGTACAGCTAGGTGAGATCGGTGGCTGCTAACATTTCTGTATTCTGACCCGAAATGATTGGCCACGGTCAGCTCATCATCTTCCAAATTGAATATCGGTGAACTGAAGGGAAATTCCAGTGAAAGAGCAATTGCATCGCTGGAAATATCTCCGTTAGGAAAATCTACGTAAGTATAATTCAGGCCTACTGTGCTCCAGCTAAAGTCGTACTTGAGACCGATATGAGGGCGAATCATCAACCCTCCTCCTTGCGCGGCGGAACCTCCGCCACCGGCACCAACATAACCTCCAGTATCTAGGCTCCAGTTTTCGGTTAATTTACGTTCTATACCTAAGGTATAGCCTCCAGTAAAGAACCCACCTCGGCGTCCTCTCGCGGCACCAAAAAGTGTTATACCGCCGTACATCCAAGGATTAAACAGATTGTAAGCCCCTATACTATACAAACCCATATTTTCACCCTCATCTGGCATATCAATTTCCTCAAAAGAAAACCGCAGGGAGCGATTGCGCCAAATTAGAGGCTCCCTTAATGCGTTTTTTCCACCCTCAAGCTGGTTTATTGAAGAACCTTCTTCATTTGCATTTTTAAAATAATTTTCTTCGCCTTTGTAAAATTTCCAAATAATCTTTTTCAATGGTTTAGATTTATTTTCTTCAACCTTTTCCCAAATAATATTATTTATTTCAGATGAATCTTCTTTTACTTTTTCTGCAAAGACTCCTAGAAAATTTAATGACTGACTAATCAAAAATATATAAACTATCAACCTCATTTTAAAAATTTATTTTAATTTCTAAATAATCATCTTAAGTATATCCAATAAATCAATACTAATTAATATGAAATTCCCCAAAGCAATAATTATCTTTGTCTCCTAAAAAAAAGAATAATGTAATTTGTTCTAACACTTATAGTTATTCTAAAAAAAACTTAATCTTAAATTCAAAAAATAAAGTGAAATTATTGCCAAAAAATTTCCAAAATAGGTCAATAAATTTTCTCAAATTAAATAGTCAAATGTAATTACTAAAGAAAAAAAGAGATTTTTGACTAGTCAATTGTTTTTGAAGAGTTTTCAAGTAGTTTATTTAGTTGTATGAGTTCTTTTTTGGTAAATTCACGATATTTACCTAGAGGCACGTCTAATTTAATATTCATAATCCTTACACGCTTTAATGATTGAACTTTGTAACCTAAGGACTCACACATTCTCCTAATCTGACGGTTAAGTCCTTGAGTAAGTATGATTTTAAATTTTTTTGGTCCCAATTGTTTTACGAAACAATTCTTAGTTTTGGTTTCTAATATTTCAACTCCATTACTCATGGTTTGAATAAATTCTCTATTAATCGGAAGATTTACACTTACGATGTATTCTTTTTCATGATTATTTCTTGCTCTAAGTATTTTATTTACGATATCTCCATCATTGGTTAAAAAAATCAATCCCTCACTTGGTTTGTCCAATCTTCCAATAGGAAATATTCTTTTAGGATATTTAATGAAATCTATAATATTGTCAGTTTCTACTCCTCTATCAGTTGTGCAAACAATTCCAACAGGTTTATTAAAGGCTAAATATATCTTTTTTTGTCTCTTTGATTTTTCTATTATTTGACCTTGAACTTCTACTTGATCCCCTTCCTCTATCTTGGTTCCTATTTCGGGAATTTTGCCATTAATGGTTATTTTTCCTTCTTCAATTAGTTTATCTGCTCTTCTTCTAGAACAGTAACCTAATTCACTTAAGTATTTATTTATTCTGGTAGCCATTTTTGTCGAAGTTACCTTATTATTTATTTTAAATATCCGGACAAATTTCGGACAGATAATGGACAATTTTTTCAAATATTTAAACTACAAATCTTAAACAATTCCATAAGTCAAGAAATAACTAATTTAATTAATATCCATAATATTTCTTTATGCCACAGTTTATTGAATTATCTATAAACTCAAAATTACCTATTACACAAGTCGTGGCTATTATTTGTTTAACTTTAGTATTTGGAAATATTATTAGTTTTTAGGAAAATTTTAAAAAAACGTATAATCATCTAAACCCTTAAAAAGAGGTTTTTGAACCTATTTTTCACTTAGGTGAATATTCTTATTTATTTATAATGGTATATTTAAAATCAATACAAAAGACCTTGAAAAGTGCTTGAATTGTCCGCTATAAAATTTAAATTTAGCAAGTTTGGTTTTACTAGTATCTCCCCAAAGATTAAAAACAAGAGAGTTTTTTTTGAGAAGATATCCTTTAAGAAAAATAAAGATTTGCTTATTAAAGATAAAAAAGATGCTGGAGCATTAAAAGTAAAAAAAGAAGATCTTCAGAAGAACTATAATTTTTATGCTGATTTACTTTTGAGGTCCGGATACATAAAAATTGCAGAGGAACTTGTTAAAGATAAAATCTATCCCTATGTTGTAATGCATATGTTAAATGATAAAAATACTAAGGAACTTATATGGCATAGAGACCAATATTTTCATGGTAAAGATTTTATAGGGCCAAAATTTAAACTATATAAGTTAGCAATTTATTTGCAGGATACGGATAAAAATAATGGAGTAACTGGCTTTATCCCAAAATTCATATCTCCCAGATTTAAAAATAGATATATCGACACTATTTTTGCATACTTATCTTCTTTCTTATCTATTCATCCAAGATTATCTATTGGAGACGCGGTAATCTTTAGTGGTAAAGTTATGCATCATCGCCCAAGACAAAGAAATAATAATTTAAGAGAGGCAATAATTTTTTCATGTACAAATAATCCTAATAATCTTCCAAATCTTAAAGATGATGAAAAAGAATTTTTAAATGTTTTCCTAAAGAGTAAAATTAATCTTGGAATTAAATAATAAATGAATCTAAATACCTTCCTTCTAATTCTGCTTGTTATTGCAGCTTATACAAATTTGTATTTAACTCTGAAAAAAAGTAGAAAGAAATAATTTTTATAAATTAACTGGTATTTATTGGTTGAGTTTATATCTAAAGCTAATGATAAAAACCTATATCGTAGTTCTGAGATCCCCTAATTTCTTAGATATCTAAAATAATAGGCTTTAAACATTTGTTTTAACTTCTTTCTCAAATTCGAGGGTAACTTTGGAACTTGCTAGATTGCATCTTCAGATACTTTCGGGCCATCTAGTAATAGCAGTAAATCCTAGATAATAATATTTTTTACAGGAAAAATTTCCCTCAAAAGTTCCTCAAATAATTTTTCTTTAGGCTTATTTTGTAATTTAAAATATAAATAAAATTTTAGTATTCTTTATAGCTAAATTTTTGTCCTCCTATGCTTGCTTCATACATAAGTCCTCCTTTTGAAAATGTAAGAACTGCAACTCCGTCACTATAATCCGCAGATGCATTAGCTCCCTCTGAGATTAACGCTGCACTAGCCGATGCTCCAAATTCAAAATTACCTTGAGTAAACCTATCGAGGGATTTCTTGTCTTTAAAAAAGATAATCTGGCTAAATGCTTGTCCTCCTAACTGGAGACCGATAGAAACCTGAGTTAAAGTGGTTGATCCAATAACATTCCCTTTTTCAAACACCTCACCCTTACCTCTAGCGCCTCCAATACCAATTCCTCCTTTTCCAACATTTGGGAAAACAGCATAGCCTCTTGCTTTTTTAAAGTAAGTTTTTAAAGAAGAGGTATTTTTAAATTTATTTAATGCCTTCATCGTTTTATCGCTAGCTTTTATATCTTTATTTTTTTTATCTGATGATGGTCTCCAACCAGATATTAAATATTCATCTGAAAGTTTTTTGAATTGAGATTCATTAAGATGAGATGACCTAACAATAGCTAAAGATTGCGGAAAAACTAGCAATGAAACCAAAAAAGGCTTCCAAAGTGATCTCAAATACATAATTATCTTCTATGACTAATATCTAAAAATATACTCTATTAATAATTGAATTAAAAATTTATTTCACAATTACTATTTCTTTTAAATCAAAAGGGTGCAGTTTGGAATACTGATTTCAAAATCCTTGCAATTAGCAGAGGAATTTCGAGATTGTTTTTATGGGAAATCATTTCCTTTTGTGAAAATAGATTTTCGAGGATCCTCATAAATCATAAAGATTTTAAAACGGTCTTAGCTTAAAGTCCTTTAAAGCAGAAAAAATCTAGCTGATTAGTGAATGAAATGTTTTGAAAAATTCCTGACAACGTTAATTTATGAAAATGCTAAATATTTTATTTAAAACAAACTCATTTGATTAGTTTTTTTTACGTTAACATTTTCTACTATCCAACCATCAGAAGGCCAACCCATCATTATTGGAAGTAATCCTTTTAATTTACTAGAGTCTTTAACTTGCTCTGTCCATTCCACCTCGTATCCATCGGGGATAATTACAGGCATGCGGTTATGTAAAGGCTTAACTAATTCATTCGGTTTAGTTGTCAAAATGCAGCAACTCTCAAGTTCGGCTCCATCTAGTGAGGTCCACTTACTCCAAATTCCTCCCAACCAAAAAGTTTCATAATTCGCTTTTCGAACACGATACTTTTTTTCAAAAAAACCACTCGCAGGTATTAGGCACCTTTTATGTTTCCAACTTCCACTAAATAATTTTTTTTCTTCTACGGTTTCTGATCTTGCATTAAATGGTCTTGGCCTCTTTTTATCAAATGGGGTTGTAGCCCAAGGGGAAATAAAGCCCCATGTCATAAAAGTAGTTTTAATTCTTCCTTCGTTTTTAATTACAATCACAGGATCATTAGGTTTTATTAGATTTTGAGTCTCGTATTTAGATTCAAGTCCACTTGGATAATCTTGTTTCAAAATCTTTGGCAACTTCTCAAATTTAGTTTTCAGCTCAAATCTTCCGCACATTGATTTCTAAAATATTTTTTAAACTCACTTAAACAAAGCAGCTAATTTTCCTTATTTTAAATCTAATTTCAGTTTTCTCAAATAAAAAAACAATTTTTTGATCGCAGAAAGTTTTCATCTTAATAATTAAAAGAAAATATAGATATTGAAAAGTTTCCTCAAATTTAATTTACATATTTCAAACTGAGTATATGACAGATCCAATTCTCTATTTATCTATGATACTAGGACTAGGAGGAGTTTATGTATTAATCTCTTCCTTTCATGATGACGACGATGGTGACGATGATGGGGAAAAATATATTTTTAATTTTGAATACACTAATATAAGGGGATAATTGATGTGTTCATTAAGCAATATTTTTAAAAGAAAGCTTCCTGCTGAACAATAATGTAATTAAATTTTTTTAAAGTGAAATATTATCTAACTTCAAATAATTCCATTTTCTATTATATTGATTTTTAAATTTAGTTGTTGGTCCTCTTTCCGTATATGTTTGTACCTTAAACCGTACATTTTAATTAGTCGATTGATTAGCATGCATAGTTAGAACATAGTGGTAACAGAAATAAATTAAATGCCTTCAACACCGATCAAA
Encoded here:
- a CDS encoding YbhB/YbcL family Raf kinase inhibitor-like protein — protein: MNIKSFLIFGTILATPVSCLAEEFSISFEWGDIKKCTTGYPNKVSNPIFTLNNVPKGTKFIKFKMKDKNAPSFNHGGGKIEYFGENVIEPGAFIYKSPCPPSGTHTYEWTVTAQSKKSGGKLAVAKARKEYP
- the psbF gene encoding cytochrome b559 subunit beta, long form, with translation MDFRILLVITPIIFSWIFTVFWLGRWDVFRLTPLGLPKKGVAPFKNYQVWKDSALIPDTGRPAEGYPVFTVRTAAVNALGIPTVFFLGAILAMQFKTY
- a CDS encoding high light inducible protein, with translation MEKKEDNIRSESYYPDSNFYIDNKENDISDKANTSQKNSLLRDQILNMGENFEWPNTYWFIAERTNGRLAMIGFMAVIINYTLFGWIAYPIL
- the rluF gene encoding 23S rRNA pseudouridine(2604) synthase RluF, whose amino-acid sequence is MATRINKYLSELGYCSRRRADKLIEEGKITINGKIPEIGTKIEEGDQVEVQGQIIEKSKRQKKIYLAFNKPVGIVCTTDRGVETDNIIDFIKYPKRIFPIGRLDKPSEGLIFLTNDGDIVNKILRARNNHEKEYIVSVNLPINREFIQTMSNGVEILETKTKNCFVKQLGPKKFKIILTQGLNRQIRRMCESLGYKVQSLKRVRIMNIKLDVPLGKYREFTKKELIQLNKLLENSSKTID
- a CDS encoding phytanoyl-CoA dioxygenase family protein; the encoded protein is MLIKDKKDAGALKVKKEDLQKNYNFYADLLLRSGYIKIAEELVKDKIYPYVVMHMLNDKNTKELIWHRDQYFHGKDFIGPKFKLYKLAIYLQDTDKNNGVTGFIPKFISPRFKNRYIDTIFAYLSSFLSIHPRLSIGDAVIFSGKVMHHRPRQRNNNLREAIIFSCTNNPNNLPNLKDDEKEFLNVFLKSKINLGIK
- a CDS encoding YSC84-related protein codes for the protein MYLRSLWKPFLVSLLVFPQSLAIVRSSHLNESQFKKLSDEYLISGWRPSSDKKNKDIKASDKTMKALNKFKNTSSLKTYFKKARGYAVFPNVGKGGIGIGGARGKGEVFEKGNVIGSTTLTQVSIGLQLGGQAFSQIIFFKDKKSLDRFTQGNFEFGASASAALISEGANASADYSDGVAVLTFSKGGLMYEASIGGQKFSYKEY
- a CDS encoding SOS response-associated peptidase, with protein sequence MCGRFELKTKFEKLPKILKQDYPSGLESKYETQNLIKPNDPVIVIKNEGRIKTTFMTWGFISPWATTPFDKKRPRPFNARSETVEEKKLFSGSWKHKRCLIPASGFFEKKYRVRKANYETFWLGGIWSKWTSLDGAELESCCILTTKPNELVKPLHNRMPVIIPDGYEVEWTEQVKDSSKLKGLLPIMMGWPSDGWIVENVNVKKTNQMSLF